A stretch of the Terriglobales bacterium genome encodes the following:
- a CDS encoding DUF481 domain-containing protein, protein MSSRYSALFSCLLFAISAFSADQVTLTNGDRFTGDILKSDGKTLTLKTELAGTIEIQWSGVKELASDHTLTVTSGAEHPYSGIVAARDGVVTITAGPGDVRTVPQAEVKALRTPTEQLAYEKSLNPPLYRGWNGGINVGFALTGGNSKTTNLGVAFTAARPTLTDKWNLYANSVYATNNAPGVTATTTANNITAGARYDRNITKRLFGFVNTDFQTNELQELDLRSLFGGGLGFHAIKGERTTLDLLGGANYTHETYWTLSRSIGAMTIGDEFMHKIGAGTTLVQKLFFYPDMSNFGEHHTTFDLSTVTKLSKWLGWQNSFSDIYVSNPPAGARKNDIIFTTGLNIAFTH, encoded by the coding sequence ATGTCTTCACGTTACTCCGCACTGTTTTCCTGCCTCCTGTTTGCAATCAGCGCTTTCTCTGCCGACCAAGTCACGCTCACGAACGGTGACCGATTCACGGGCGATATCCTGAAGTCAGACGGCAAGACCCTGACGTTAAAGACCGAGTTGGCCGGGACCATTGAGATCCAATGGTCTGGCGTCAAGGAACTCGCGTCGGACCACACGCTGACGGTGACATCTGGAGCCGAACATCCGTACTCCGGAATCGTGGCCGCGAGGGACGGCGTCGTGACGATTACCGCAGGACCTGGAGACGTCAGGACGGTGCCGCAAGCGGAGGTGAAGGCCCTGCGAACACCCACCGAACAACTGGCGTATGAGAAGTCGCTGAATCCTCCTTTGTATCGAGGGTGGAATGGCGGCATCAATGTGGGATTCGCGCTGACAGGCGGGAACAGCAAGACGACAAACCTGGGCGTGGCATTCACGGCTGCGCGTCCGACGCTCACCGACAAATGGAACCTGTATGCGAATTCCGTGTACGCGACGAACAACGCTCCTGGTGTAACTGCGACCACGACGGCGAACAACATCACGGCTGGAGCGCGTTATGACCGCAACATCACCAAGAGACTATTCGGCTTTGTGAACACCGACTTCCAAACGAATGAGTTGCAGGAATTGGACCTGCGATCACTGTTCGGCGGAGGTCTCGGCTTCCATGCCATCAAAGGCGAGCGCACGACGCTGGACTTGCTGGGCGGCGCGAACTATACGCACGAGACGTACTGGACCTTGTCGCGGAGCATCGGCGCTATGACGATCGGCGACGAGTTCATGCACAAGATCGGAGCCGGAACCACGCTGGTGCAGAAGCTCTTTTTCTATCCGGACATGAGCAACTTCGGCGAGCACCACACAACGTTCGACTTATCGACGGTGACCAAGCTGAGCAAGTGGCTTGGCTGGCAGAATTCATTCAGCGATATCTATGTGTCGAATCCGCCGGCTGGGGCGAGGAAGAACGACATCATCTTCACGACAGGTTTAAATATCGCGTTCACGCATTAG